Proteins from a single region of Streptomyces sp. Tu 3180:
- a CDS encoding LacI family DNA-binding transcriptional regulator, translating to MTATPPPRVTIKDVAARAGVSKGAVSLAFNRKPGLSEATRDRIFRAARELGWAPSPTARTLAGSRVDVVGLAVCRPARLLGLEPFYMEFISGVESVLVERSCSLLLRLVRGQDEEVGLMESWWRGRQIGGSILVDFRADDPRPAVAGRLGLPVVAVGHPSLTGGLTSVWTDDATAVTEAVRYLAALGHRRIARVGGAAALGHTSIRTAAFDEAVRALEPAARAWQVATDFSGDAGARATRSLLAAAPPERPTAIVYDNDIMAVAGLSVAAEMGLRVPEDVSLLAWDDSQLCRLTRPTLSAMSHDVHGFGADVARTLFGVITGEGPGSHPVPTPLLTPRGSTAPPKA from the coding sequence ATGACGGCAACGCCGCCCCCTCGCGTCACCATCAAGGACGTCGCCGCGCGCGCCGGCGTGTCCAAGGGGGCCGTGTCCCTCGCCTTCAACCGGAAGCCGGGCCTGTCGGAGGCGACCCGGGACCGGATCTTCCGGGCGGCGCGGGAGCTGGGGTGGGCGCCGAGCCCGACCGCGCGGACCCTGGCCGGTTCGCGCGTGGACGTGGTGGGGCTGGCCGTGTGCCGGCCCGCCCGGCTGCTCGGCCTGGAGCCCTTCTACATGGAGTTCATCTCCGGGGTGGAGAGCGTCCTGGTCGAGCGGTCCTGCTCGCTGCTGCTGCGGCTGGTGCGCGGCCAGGACGAGGAGGTCGGGCTGATGGAGTCGTGGTGGCGGGGACGGCAGATCGGCGGGTCGATCCTGGTCGACTTCCGGGCCGACGACCCCCGCCCCGCGGTGGCCGGGCGGCTCGGGCTGCCGGTGGTCGCCGTCGGGCACCCCTCGCTGACCGGCGGGCTGACCTCCGTGTGGACCGACGACGCCACGGCCGTGACCGAGGCGGTGCGCTATCTGGCGGCGCTCGGGCACCGGCGGATCGCCCGGGTGGGCGGCGCGGCGGCGCTCGGGCACACCTCGATCCGCACGGCCGCCTTCGACGAGGCGGTCCGCGCGCTGGAGCCGGCCGCCCGGGCCTGGCAGGTGGCCACCGACTTCTCGGGGGACGCGGGCGCGCGGGCGACCCGCTCGCTGCTGGCCGCCGCGCCGCCGGAGAGGCCGACGGCGATCGTGTACGACAACGACATCATGGCGGTGGCCGGGCTGTCGGTGGCGGCCGAGATGGGGCTGCGGGTGCCGGAGGACGTGTCCCTGCTGGCGTGGGACGACTCCCAGCTGTGCCGGCTGACCCGCCCCACGCTCTCCGCGATGAGCCACGACGTGCACGGGTTCGGCGCGGACGTGGCGCGGACGCTGTTCGGGGTGATCACCGGGGAGGGGCCCGGCTCGCACCCGGTGCCGACGCCGCTCCTCACCCCGCGCGGCTCGACGGCTCCCCCGAAGGCGTGA